From Suricata suricatta isolate VVHF042 chromosome 1, meerkat_22Aug2017_6uvM2_HiC, whole genome shotgun sequence, a single genomic window includes:
- the NKX3-2 gene encoding homeobox protein Nkx-3.2, with protein sequence MLRGPGLGGKGLSQTLTFPAQRAQFCLLKSTSPSWSQPISGREGAGRPSEGAWPKAVTQRGRRRRRRRWGWAPEEPDQLGGKGPARSRNPAAWEETEAQRKSDSGRAPRRRPEGDCSRRGGPADPPSTSSEGADPGPPLRDLEEEAAGRSDSEMSASVSGDRSPRAEDDAVGPGSARVPALCGRGGGGGGGPAGGAEEEEEPAAPKPRKKRSRAAFSHAQVFELERRFNHQRYLSGPERADLAASLKLTETQVKIWFQNRRYKTKRRQMAADLLASAPAAKKVAVKVLVRDDQRQYLPGEVLRPPSLLPLQPSYYYPYYCLPGWALSTCAAAAGTQ encoded by the exons ATGCTTCGAGGACCGGGCTTGGGAGGAAAGGGGTTAAGTCAGACCCTGACTTTCCCCGCGCAACGTGCCCAGTTTTGTCTGTTAAAGTCAACGTCGCCCAGCTGGAGCCAGCCAATAAGCGGCCGGGAGGGCGCGGGACGGCCCAGTGAAGGGGCGTGGCCTAAGGCTGTCACTCAGCG AGGCCGCCGTCGTCGCCGCCGCCGCTGGGGGTGGGCTCCGGAAGAGCCCGACCAACTCGGAGGGAAAGGACCAGCCAGGAGCCGAAATCCTGCAGCCTGGGAAGAGACCGAGGCGCAAAGAAAAAGTGACTCGGGCCGTGCGCCCCGGAGGCGCCCAGAAGGGGACTGCAGCCGCCGTGGGGGCCCGGCCGATCCGCCCTCCACATCCTCCGAGGGGGCAGACCCCGGCCCGCCCCTAAGG GACCTGGAGGAGGAAGCCGCAGGCCGGAGCGACAGCGAGATGTCGGCCAGCGTCTCAG GCGACCGCAGCCCGAGGGCGGAGGACGACGCCGTTGGCCCTGGAAGCGCACGCGTCCCGGCGCTGTGCGGCAgaggcggcggcggtggcggcggacCGGCGGGCGgcgcggaggaggaggaggagcccgcGGCGCCCAAGCCGCGCAAGAAACGCTCGCGGGCCGCCTTCTCCCACGCGCAGGTCTTCGAGCTGGAGCGCCGTTTCAACCACCAGCGCTACCTGTCCGGGCCGGAGCGCGCCGACCTGGCCGCGTCGCTGAAGCTCACTGAGACGCAAGTGAAGATCTGGTTCCAGAACCGTCGCTACAAGACCAAGCGCCGGCAGATGGCCGCCGACCTGCTGGCATCGGCGCCCGCCGCCAAGAAGGTGGCGGTGAAAGTGCTCGTACGCGACGACCAGAGACAGTACTTGCCCGGCGAGGTGCTTCGGCCACCCTCGCTGCTGCCACTGCAGCCCTCCTACTATTACCCTTACTACTGCCTCCCCGGCTGGGCCCTCTCCACGTGCGCAGCCGCCGCGGGCACCCAGTGA